CCGGCGCGCGGCAGCCTGCCGCGCGGCGTCGCGACGATCGAAGAGCGGGAGTTCGATTCCGATTCCGGCCACGAAGTCCTGGTCGCCGCCGTCGTGCAGCCAACGGATGCCGGCGCGTGGAGTGATTTCCGGCCAGCGGGCACGGGCAGCGAGCTGCTCGCCGCGACTCTCGATCTCGCGGCGCCAGCGCGACTCGCGCAGCAGCGGGTGGTGCTCGATCAGCTCGCGCTCGAGAGAGTCGACGCCGCTCAGGGCGACGTGGTCGTCGGATCGGCCGGTGAGGTTCAACGGCTCGTCGAGGGATTCCACCCAGAGAGCCGCCAGTTCGCGGTGGGCGATACGACGTTCCGCCCGGGCCGCCTCGAGATCGGAACGCGCCGTCTCGGACTCGACCTCCGCGCGCAGCAGCTGGATGGGTGAGGCTTCGCCGGCGTCGACCTGCGCCGTGAAGGCCTCGACCGTCCGTGCGGTCAGGTCCAGGCGCCGTTCCGCGAAGTCGACCTGGTCATCGGCGACGAGTGCGCGGTGGTACGCGGACCGGGTCGCCGCCAGGAGCTCCCACTCGGCACGCTCGAGCGCGGCACGCGCGAGGGCGGTGCGCGCTTCGGCGACGCTCGCCCGCCGGCCCCGAGTCAGGAGCGGATGCAGGGGCCAGCCGAGCGAGAGCGCGAATTCATCGGGTTCGAGGCCGCTCTGGTCGTCACCGCCGAAGCCCTCGGCATCGAGGCCGAGGCGGGGGTTCGCCCAGGCATCGGCCTGTTCACGCTCGGCCTCGGCCGCACGGACTCGCGCTTCCGCCGCGGCCACCGAGGGGTGTCGCTGCCGGACCAGCTCGAGGGCCCGGTCGAGCGTCAGCCGATCCGTCGGGTGCGCGGGATCCGCTGTCGCGGACGCGGACGCTGCGGCCCGTGCGGGCCCCATGGACCACGACGGGGCGACGGTCGCGCCGACAAGGACGAAGCGCACGATCCAGGTCGTGAGAGAGATTCGGAACACAGTCGTGTCTCCGGGTGACGACAGCACGCCGCACGCACGCGATTTCGCGCGTGCGATCACCGTCGTGATACGGGAACGACCGTGTTCTAGATCAGCAGTGGGAGTGGATACCCGGGAAAGGCGGCGGAGTCGGTTTCGCGTGGGGATCCGCCACGGGCGGGACCGCGAAGCGGCGCGT
This DNA window, taken from Candidatus Krumholzibacteriia bacterium, encodes the following:
- a CDS encoding TolC family protein, giving the protein MFRISLTTWIVRFVLVGATVAPSWSMGPARAAASASATADPAHPTDRLTLDRALELVRQRHPSVAAAEARVRAAEAEREQADAWANPRLGLDAEGFGGDDQSGLEPDEFALSLGWPLHPLLTRGRRASVAEARTALARAALERAEWELLAATRSAYHRALVADDQVDFAERRLDLTARTVEAFTAQVDAGEASPIQLLRAEVESETARSDLEAARAERRIAHRELAALWVESLDEPLNLTGRSDDHVALSGVDSLERELIEHHPLLRESRWRREIESRGEQLAARARWPEITPRAGIRWLHDGGDQDFVAGIGIELPLFDRRDAARQAAARRTEAADGDLAALEFELRTQLHNALEELHVRAGALEDYDERIVPRARDALDRVRIGQEAGKFGALELLDAQRALVAAEEGRFRAHTTYDRVVVQIESLLGRGITAPAPHSPAEDPR